From Humisphaera borealis, the proteins below share one genomic window:
- a CDS encoding TerC family protein, whose product MLWIWVGFVAFVLVLLALDLGVFHRKAHVVSVKEALGWSAVWITLGLAFSGFVYVAYENHWMGLGTGSGGAIVDQMAVSASNPLGQLDGATATIKYLTGYVIEKSLSVDNIFVIVMIFSFLAVPQMYQHRVLFWGIIGALVMRGLMIGVGAALVKEFSWILYLFAAFLIITAIKMLFLKSGDPDPSKNVLVRLTRRIWPVTDKFHGQHFFVKAGSNASHETATPGSMVESDPSVERMEKERPGVWMATPLFLGLLMVEFTDLIFAVDSIPAIFAITTDPFLVFTSNVFAILGLRSLYFALAGLVDKFRYLKVALAFVLLVVGVKMLTHTWLKEMLGEHFNFYLLGVVLGILALGVIASIVANRRDARKEGDAGKSEGATLAKPAPLSNPTP is encoded by the coding sequence CGCCGTCTGGATCACCCTCGGGCTGGCTTTTTCAGGATTCGTTTACGTCGCGTACGAAAACCACTGGATGGGGCTGGGTACGGGCAGCGGCGGGGCGATCGTGGACCAGATGGCCGTCAGTGCGTCCAACCCTCTGGGCCAACTCGACGGCGCGACCGCCACCATCAAATACCTGACCGGCTACGTCATCGAAAAGAGCCTGTCGGTCGACAACATCTTTGTCATCGTGATGATTTTCTCGTTCCTGGCGGTGCCGCAGATGTATCAGCATCGCGTGCTGTTCTGGGGCATCATCGGCGCGCTCGTAATGCGCGGCCTCATGATCGGCGTGGGCGCGGCCCTGGTGAAGGAGTTCAGCTGGATCTTGTACCTGTTCGCGGCGTTCCTCATCATTACCGCGATCAAGATGTTGTTTCTCAAGTCGGGTGATCCGGATCCGAGCAAGAACGTGCTGGTCCGGCTGACGCGCCGAATCTGGCCCGTCACTGATAAGTTTCATGGCCAGCACTTCTTCGTCAAAGCCGGCTCGAACGCGAGCCACGAAACCGCCACCCCCGGATCGATGGTGGAAAGTGACCCCTCCGTCGAACGGATGGAAAAGGAACGTCCTGGCGTCTGGATGGCGACGCCGCTGTTTCTGGGCCTACTGATGGTCGAATTCACCGATCTGATTTTCGCGGTCGACTCGATCCCCGCGATCTTTGCGATCACGACCGACCCGTTCCTGGTCTTTACGAGCAATGTATTCGCGATCCTGGGGCTTCGCAGTCTCTATTTCGCTCTGGCCGGACTGGTCGACAAGTTCCGCTACCTGAAGGTCGCACTCGCGTTCGTGCTGCTGGTGGTCGGCGTGAAGATGCTCACCCACACCTGGCTGAAGGAAATGCTCGGCGAGCACTTCAACTTCTACCTGTTGGGTGTCGTGCTGGGCATTCTGGCGCTGGGGGTGATCGCTTCGATCGTCGCGAATCGCCGTGACGCGCGGAAAGAAGGGGATGCGGGCAAGTCTGAGGGCGCAACGCTCGCGAAGCCCGCACCGCTCAGCAACCCGACGCCCTGA